From Mesobacillus jeotgali, the proteins below share one genomic window:
- a CDS encoding cold-shock protein, translated as MEQGTVKWFNAEKGFGFIEREGGEDVFVHFSAIQSEGFKSLDEGQKVTFDVEQGARGPQAANVQKA; from the coding sequence ATGGAACAAGGTACAGTTAAATGGTTTAACGCAGAAAAAGGTTTCGGATTCATCGAGCGCGAAGGTGGAGAAGATGTATTCGTTCATTTCTCTGCAATCCAATCTGAAGGCTTCAAATCATTAGACGAAGGTCAAAAAGTTACTTTCGACGTTGAGCAAGGTGCACGTGGACCTCAAGCTGCTAACGTTCAAAAAGCTTAA
- a CDS encoding ABC transporter ATP-binding protein: protein MEVIKTTSLHKEFGKQTVVNGIDLTVKQGEIYGFLGRNGAGKSTFINMLTGIILPSSGEFSLFSEKSLTPEIRRKVGVLPDYSTFYDHLTAMQHLRFFSKLCGVKAGKQHCLEVLDKVGMKEHANKKVGKFSFGMKKKLGIAQAIVHNPDLIFLDEPTSGVDAESAIQIQELIRELNRGGMTIFMTSHNLHEVEKICTRIAIMKKGRIMHEGTMDELRQKHNATMTIKLVHSPLASPKKEKTYAFLSKFSHNIEIGASETSVEIGKEDSIPIIIRGLSELGIDLFRVTADQPSLEEIFLEKKVSPQMTEKMHA, encoded by the coding sequence ATGGAAGTGATTAAAACAACCTCTCTCCATAAAGAGTTTGGAAAACAGACGGTCGTAAATGGAATTGACCTGACAGTAAAACAAGGAGAAATCTATGGATTCCTGGGAAGAAACGGAGCCGGAAAATCCACGTTCATCAACATGCTTACCGGTATTATCCTGCCATCGAGCGGAGAGTTCTCCCTGTTTTCGGAAAAGAGCCTAACTCCGGAAATAAGGAGAAAGGTCGGTGTCCTGCCGGATTACTCCACCTTCTATGACCACTTAACCGCCATGCAGCATCTTCGCTTTTTCTCAAAATTGTGCGGTGTGAAGGCAGGCAAGCAGCATTGCCTTGAAGTCCTTGATAAGGTCGGCATGAAAGAACATGCCAATAAAAAGGTCGGCAAATTTTCGTTTGGAATGAAGAAAAAGCTTGGAATCGCCCAAGCCATAGTCCATAACCCTGACCTCATATTTTTGGACGAACCCACATCTGGAGTAGATGCCGAATCTGCGATCCAGATTCAAGAACTGATCAGGGAGCTGAACCGGGGCGGTATGACCATCTTTATGACCTCTCATAATTTACATGAAGTTGAAAAAATATGTACCCGTATTGCCATCATGAAGAAAGGAAGAATCATGCATGAAGGCACCATGGATGAACTAAGGCAAAAGCACAATGCAACAATGACCATTAAACTGGTGCACTCTCCTCTTGCCAGTCCTAAAAAGGAAAAAACCTATGCATTTTTAAGCAAATTCAGCCATAATATTGAAATAGGTGCTAGCGAAACAAGCGTCGAAATTGGTAAGGAAGATTCTATCCCAATCATCATCCGTGGTCTGAGCGAGCTGGGCATCGATCTGTTCAGGGTAACCGCTGACCAGCCTTCCCTGGAAGAAATCTTCCTTGAGAAGAAAGTCAGCCCTCAAATGACAGAAAAAATGCACGCATAA
- a CDS encoding sensor histidine kinase, with protein sequence MRGIKRDLTLYFIFRFLFLLIMVMMFLGGMILYLSYQILQNETKGNFHRTTREYLESSLHRENGEIRIENKMKQAVKTQNGWVQILNESGEAVEGYHVPEGVPERYELNDFLTPALSLPYQVSRWNITIDKEEYIVLYGHSSKSSELYEQIAGYAAADTIPKEVKRLADKEKAAIFLLNHEGRMIEQYDGGLEPEINFIDLQQSYEYNPEAKYEIASGADPETGNILTVVTLNQTQMDGKENDKALKVFIAFLLLLLLILLLVSVNYGMKIGRGVLFIMDWINQLAKGEYPQEKLSPKGHTESAFFNRIYHSLTNLTRTLDENKREIEGNERLREEWIAGLTHDLKTPISSIYGYSKLLQADPERWSLDELKIMGNTMTEKSDYIIELINDLTLSNQLANSSLNLEKERVDVRVILQHSIASLKLELERNKSEIQFESDPSEVMWPVDPTGFRRISDNLLANAVKHNAAGTKIAVKLDRRNGALYLSVRDNGNGMDEITQRNLFRRYYRGTHTKERDSGTGLGMAITRQLILAHGGSLELKSKIGEGTEILVWFPGE encoded by the coding sequence ATGCGAGGAATTAAAAGAGATTTAACGCTGTATTTTATCTTCCGTTTCCTGTTTTTGCTGATCATGGTCATGATGTTTCTTGGAGGAATGATCCTATACCTCTCCTATCAAATCCTGCAGAACGAAACAAAAGGGAATTTTCATAGGACGACACGAGAATATCTTGAAAGCTCCCTCCACAGGGAAAATGGGGAAATCCGGATTGAAAATAAAATGAAACAGGCAGTGAAAACGCAGAATGGCTGGGTCCAGATCCTTAATGAAAGCGGGGAGGCAGTGGAAGGCTACCATGTGCCTGAAGGCGTTCCTGAAAGGTATGAATTAAACGATTTTCTCACACCTGCCCTCTCGTTACCCTATCAGGTGTCACGCTGGAACATTACAATCGACAAGGAGGAATATATTGTTCTTTATGGCCATTCCTCTAAAAGTTCGGAACTGTACGAACAAATTGCCGGCTATGCAGCTGCTGACACCATCCCTAAAGAAGTTAAGAGACTTGCAGACAAAGAGAAAGCAGCTATTTTTCTTCTGAATCATGAAGGAAGGATGATTGAACAATATGATGGGGGCCTGGAGCCAGAGATCAATTTTATCGATCTTCAGCAGTCATATGAATATAATCCGGAAGCAAAATATGAGATTGCCAGCGGAGCAGACCCTGAGACAGGGAATATCCTTACCGTCGTGACACTGAATCAAACCCAGATGGACGGAAAGGAAAATGATAAAGCTCTGAAAGTGTTCATTGCTTTTCTGCTCCTTCTGTTACTGATCTTGCTCCTGGTTTCCGTGAACTATGGAATGAAGATTGGAAGGGGAGTCCTCTTTATCATGGACTGGATCAATCAGCTCGCCAAAGGGGAGTATCCTCAGGAGAAGCTGTCACCCAAAGGGCATACCGAGTCTGCGTTTTTCAATCGGATTTACCATTCATTGACGAACCTGACAAGAACTCTAGATGAGAATAAAAGAGAAATTGAAGGCAATGAAAGACTGAGGGAAGAATGGATTGCCGGGCTGACGCATGATTTGAAGACACCAATAAGTTCGATTTATGGTTATTCCAAGCTTTTGCAGGCCGACCCGGAACGATGGTCGCTTGATGAGCTGAAAATCATGGGAAATACCATGACAGAGAAATCAGATTACATAATTGAACTGATTAACGACCTGACCTTAAGCAATCAGCTGGCAAACTCCTCTCTGAATTTAGAAAAAGAGAGAGTGGATGTGAGGGTAATTCTTCAACATTCCATTGCCTCGTTAAAGCTTGAGCTTGAGCGGAACAAGTCCGAAATACAGTTTGAATCTGATCCATCTGAGGTCATGTGGCCGGTCGACCCGACAGGTTTTAGAAGAATTTCCGATAACCTGCTGGCCAATGCGGTCAAGCACAATGCTGCCGGTACGAAGATTGCAGTGAAGCTGGATAGAAGGAACGGCGCACTGTATCTTTCGGTAAGAGACAACGGAAATGGAATGGATGAAATCACGCAAAGGAATCTTTTCAGAAGATATTACCGGGGAACGCACACAAAGGAAAGGGATTCCGGAACAGGATTGGGCATGGCGATTACCAGGCAGCTAATCCTTGCTCATGGAGGCTCGCTTGAATTGAAGAGTAAAATTGGGGAAGGGACAGAAATTTTGGTCTGGTTTCCCGGTGAATGA
- a CDS encoding response regulator transcription factor produces MEKKKLLLVDDEEDLLIMLKMVIAKEGDFSIDTASTGQEALHKVQQNQYDFIVLDIMLPDMEGYRVCTEIRQIADIPILFLSAKNSDLDKLMGFAHGADDYLTKPFNPLEVAARIKAILRRTSLQKEDRTEKVLDFGWFSVHLSSAELKVDGKAVPCTGILYQLLLLFCRHPNRVFSKEEIYERIWKEPHFIDDNTVMVHIRKLREKIEKDPSQPEYIRTVHGLGYKFVARD; encoded by the coding sequence ATGGAAAAGAAAAAACTGCTGCTGGTAGACGATGAAGAAGATTTATTGATCATGCTCAAGATGGTGATTGCAAAAGAAGGAGACTTTTCGATAGATACCGCCTCTACAGGCCAGGAAGCTCTTCATAAGGTTCAGCAGAACCAATATGACTTTATTGTGCTTGATATTATGCTCCCGGATATGGAGGGATACAGGGTCTGCACCGAAATCAGACAAATAGCCGACATCCCAATCCTGTTCCTGTCAGCCAAGAACTCCGATCTCGATAAATTAATGGGATTTGCCCACGGTGCAGATGACTATCTAACGAAACCTTTTAATCCGCTGGAAGTGGCCGCCAGGATCAAAGCCATCCTGCGCCGGACTTCTTTGCAAAAAGAGGACAGGACAGAGAAAGTATTGGATTTTGGATGGTTTTCTGTTCATTTATCCTCTGCGGAATTAAAGGTCGATGGAAAGGCTGTCCCGTGCACAGGCATCCTGTACCAGCTGCTGCTGCTGTTCTGCCGACATCCCAACCGTGTCTTTTCCAAAGAGGAGATTTACGAGCGAATCTGGAAGGAACCTCATTTTATCGATGACAATACAGTCATGGTGCATATCAGAAAGTTGAGGGAGAAGATTGAAAAAGATCCAAGCCAGCCGGAATATATCAGGACCGTCCATGGGCTAGGCTATAAATTTGTTGCGAGGGATTAA
- a CDS encoding nuclease-related domain-containing protein has product MSYLLIKNPKAKSGYSQIDHVVLTPYGIFVIETKNYQGMIYGGKDRKIWSVNGKFKMMNPFVQNYGHIKALASLIDRKFKESFRRQWDGSTASDIYIFSLFARHENRPRVYLGVLLDLS; this is encoded by the coding sequence TTGAGTTATCTTCTGATAAAGAACCCAAAAGCAAAGTCAGGATATTCACAGATTGACCATGTTGTGCTGACACCATACGGCATTTTTGTAATTGAAACGAAAAACTATCAAGGCATGATATACGGCGGGAAAGACAGAAAAATATGGTCCGTCAATGGGAAGTTCAAAATGATGAACCCATTTGTCCAAAACTACGGGCACATTAAAGCACTAGCTTCCTTGATTGATCGAAAGTTCAAGGAGTCCTTCAGGAGACAGTGGGACGGTTCTACCGCCTCTGATATTTACATATTTTCTCTTTTTGCGAGACACGAGAACCGTCCCCGTGTCTATCTTGGAGTCCTCCTGGACCTAAGTTAG
- a CDS encoding ABC transporter ATP-binding protein, translated as METQSPVLQVKDLTKTFEDKVILDKIDMELHSGEVILLYGPNGSGKSVFLNSILGFLPIDSGSITLLGRSIDDHQHLRQHSCIVSIDHQQFMDLLTPSEYFSFLIDVYNLNQAPKLEEALQLSVQLNVGDKWDELISSLSFGSKKKIQLIGSLLIDPIFLVCDEIFEGLDSESVEHVLHLFQERKNRGKLTLITTHLKEYGEAISTKSFEIKNRKLLNITAG; from the coding sequence GTGGAAACGCAGTCACCCGTGCTTCAGGTGAAAGACCTGACCAAGACATTTGAAGATAAAGTAATATTGGATAAAATCGACATGGAATTGCATAGTGGAGAAGTGATCCTGCTTTATGGGCCAAACGGGTCCGGAAAATCTGTCTTCCTGAACAGCATCCTTGGTTTTCTGCCAATCGACAGTGGCAGTATTACGTTATTGGGCCGTTCCATTGATGACCATCAGCACTTAAGGCAGCATAGCTGCATCGTTTCCATTGACCATCAGCAATTCATGGATCTGCTCACCCCGAGTGAGTACTTCTCATTCCTTATTGATGTATACAATCTAAATCAAGCTCCTAAACTGGAGGAAGCACTTCAGCTGAGCGTCCAGCTGAATGTAGGGGATAAGTGGGATGAATTGATCAGTTCGCTATCCTTTGGAAGCAAGAAAAAGATACAGTTGATCGGCAGCCTGCTCATCGATCCAATTTTCCTGGTCTGCGATGAAATTTTTGAAGGATTGGACTCGGAATCTGTCGAACATGTCCTTCACCTTTTCCAGGAACGAAAAAATCGCGGAAAGCTAACGCTGATTACGACTCACTTAAAGGAATATGGAGAGGCTATCTCTACTAAATCCTTCGAAATTAAGAACAGGAAGCTACTCAATATAACCGCAGGGTGA
- a CDS encoding response regulator transcription factor, producing the protein MMEEDLILIVEDEREIAELVQDYLEAEGYRSILAFDGLEGLDHFIEHRPTVAVLDVMLPKMDGIELCRRIRGESNIPIIIMSAKKSETDKIIGLWIGADDYVTKPFSPGELVARIKAQLRRFKHLSVQKEEEHTIKFPGLEINLKEYTVVRAEGRQVELSAKEFKLLAFLAANRGQVFSKEQLLENVWGYQHIGDTNTITVYVRKLREKIEPNPSEPRFIKTVWGIGYKFDGGIQ; encoded by the coding sequence ATGATGGAAGAAGATTTGATCTTGATTGTTGAAGATGAACGTGAAATTGCTGAGCTTGTCCAGGATTATCTGGAAGCTGAGGGATACCGAAGCATTTTGGCTTTTGACGGGCTAGAAGGGCTGGATCATTTTATTGAACATCGGCCTACGGTTGCTGTGCTTGATGTCATGCTTCCCAAAATGGATGGGATTGAATTGTGCCGGAGGATCAGGGGAGAGTCGAATATTCCGATTATTATTATGAGCGCAAAGAAAAGTGAGACAGATAAAATTATCGGCCTCTGGATTGGCGCGGATGATTATGTGACCAAACCGTTCAGCCCGGGTGAGTTGGTGGCCCGGATCAAAGCGCAGCTAAGAAGGTTTAAGCATCTCTCAGTTCAAAAGGAAGAAGAACATACCATCAAATTCCCTGGACTTGAGATCAACTTGAAAGAATACACGGTAGTGCGGGCGGAAGGAAGGCAGGTCGAGCTTTCGGCAAAAGAGTTCAAGCTGCTCGCGTTTTTGGCAGCAAACAGGGGCCAGGTCTTTTCTAAAGAACAGCTGCTTGAAAATGTTTGGGGTTATCAGCATATTGGCGATACGAATACGATCACCGTTTATGTGAGGAAGCTGAGGGAAAAGATCGAGCCAAATCCGTCAGAGCCAAGGTTTATTAAGACGGTTTGGGGAATTGGCTATAAATTTGACGGAGGCATTCAATGA
- a CDS encoding ribonuclease E inhibitor RraB produces MMKFPNDADGEALRSLFNEGVSFKKPQPVEFFIAVPDKATGEKLLPVLKEEGFHGLLDQDDETDEWACSCSKRMLLNHSELKKVQEKLDKISKPYGGHSDGWGVFIE; encoded by the coding sequence ATGATGAAATTTCCAAACGACGCGGATGGAGAAGCATTGCGCAGTTTATTTAATGAGGGTGTCAGTTTTAAAAAGCCGCAGCCAGTCGAATTTTTTATAGCTGTGCCGGATAAGGCAACTGGCGAGAAGCTTCTGCCAGTATTGAAGGAAGAAGGCTTTCATGGCTTACTCGATCAGGATGATGAGACAGATGAGTGGGCTTGCAGCTGCTCGAAAAGGATGCTCCTTAACCATAGTGAATTAAAAAAAGTGCAGGAAAAGCTGGATAAAATAAGCAAGCCTTACGGCGGCCATTCTGATGGCTGGGGCGTATTTATAGAATAA
- a CDS encoding YczE/YyaS/YitT family protein produces the protein MKLKIQIPFFIFGLILFSYGIAVAIKVKYLGVHPWDVLNIALFDKFGLTIGTWNVIFGIMLVLVTLLIDRSYVNIGTFINALMVGTMVDFFLWLDVLPKASTLMFDVLVLLLGIVIMGIGGGMYNAARIGSGPRDGFMLAISVKLGYSISRVRMIVESMVLVVALLLGGPVFIFTFIYTFIQSPIFQAAYKVCTTWIEKLSRSINKNVISM, from the coding sequence ATGAAACTTAAAATACAAATTCCCTTTTTCATATTCGGACTTATCCTTTTTAGTTATGGTATAGCGGTGGCAATCAAGGTTAAGTACTTAGGGGTCCACCCGTGGGATGTTTTGAATATTGCCCTTTTTGATAAGTTTGGTTTAACAATCGGAACATGGAACGTGATTTTTGGGATCATGTTAGTTCTTGTAACGCTTTTGATTGATCGTTCTTATGTTAACATTGGTACCTTTATTAATGCACTGATGGTTGGCACGATGGTTGACTTTTTTCTCTGGCTGGATGTTTTGCCCAAGGCTTCCACGCTCATGTTTGATGTTTTGGTATTGCTGCTTGGTATTGTGATCATGGGTATTGGAGGAGGAATGTATAATGCTGCTCGAATCGGATCAGGGCCAAGAGACGGATTTATGCTTGCGATTTCAGTCAAGCTCGGGTATTCAATCAGCAGAGTGCGAATGATTGTGGAGAGTATGGTGCTGGTGGTTGCCCTATTACTGGGCGGGCCGGTCTTTATTTTCACCTTTATTTATACATTTATCCAGAGTCCAATTTTCCAGGCTGCTTACAAGGTGTGTACAACATGGATTGAAAAGTTATCTAGGTCAATAAACAAAAATGTGATTTCTATGTAA
- a CDS encoding response regulator transcription factor produces MKSVKPEVVSETEKKIILLIAKEVPNKEIASILNYSQRMVEYKISCIFRKLNVKTRVGIVTRAFQTGIICPKMMNFAETRNTNL; encoded by the coding sequence ATGAAATCAGTAAAGCCAGAAGTCGTCTCAGAGACCGAGAAAAAAATCATACTACTAATCGCTAAAGAAGTGCCAAACAAGGAAATTGCGTCAATTCTTAATTATTCGCAAAGAATGGTAGAGTACAAGATTAGTTGCATTTTCAGGAAGCTGAACGTCAAAACCCGCGTGGGCATTGTGACAAGAGCATTCCAGACGGGTATTATTTGTCCGAAAATGATGAACTTTGCGGAAACACGAAATACCAATTTATAG
- a CDS encoding M48 family metallopeptidase — protein sequence MLHTFLGETIRYDVIFKNRKTIGIYMDLYGHFEVHAPKGTADASVLQILEGQWDLILQRAKEMKERASAGREKEYGPGGQFLYLGRLYHILISQDADIEKDNAVFEEDKLHVYVNEQNEESIKQALKRFYYQQCKAFVEKRVKFYQSNFKIKPRSIRITDSKTNWGTCDSMRNLTFNWKLSMAPIEVIDYVVVHEMCHMVHMNHDRSFWRLVGKIMPEYERYERWLAVSGWRMEV from the coding sequence ATGCTTCATACTTTTTTAGGTGAAACAATCCGGTATGATGTGATTTTTAAAAATCGGAAAACAATCGGCATTTATATGGATTTGTACGGCCATTTCGAAGTCCACGCTCCTAAGGGGACCGCAGATGCAAGTGTGCTCCAAATCCTAGAAGGCCAATGGGACTTGATCCTGCAAAGGGCGAAGGAAATGAAAGAGCGGGCCTCAGCCGGTAGGGAAAAAGAGTACGGACCAGGCGGACAATTTCTATATTTGGGCAGGCTCTATCACATTCTGATTTCTCAGGATGCAGATATCGAAAAAGACAATGCCGTGTTCGAGGAAGACAAGCTCCATGTATACGTGAATGAGCAAAATGAAGAGAGCATCAAACAGGCTTTGAAGCGATTTTATTATCAGCAGTGCAAGGCATTCGTCGAAAAACGGGTTAAATTTTATCAAAGCAATTTCAAAATAAAGCCGCGCTCGATTCGAATCACGGACAGTAAGACGAACTGGGGAACGTGTGATTCCATGAGGAATTTGACATTCAATTGGAAGCTTTCCATGGCACCAATAGAAGTGATTGATTATGTTGTCGTCCATGAAATGTGCCATATGGTCCATATGAATCACGACCGTTCATTTTGGCGGCTTGTCGGAAAAATCATGCCTGAATATGAACGGTATGAGCGCTGGCTGGCTGTGTCGGGATGGAGGATGGAGGTTTAG
- a CDS encoding ABC transporter permease, translating into MNTICFHEFKSLFKSFKTLAIIGIIFGSSYLLADVMGQFMQELGTEELGKNGYAAGLMILIVFFGLFFVSGLSHDTINREVSSRTMRFLVTKTSRSKIIIGKFLGISLFWILCLFISFLLISSFSKEFLWLSFAESLIFITFSISLILLVSVIFPRPAVTMFFGIILALLFPAVSFWAIATSNPFVSWFKFLSPYYYIYLGGPYITVPLAMTVLLLVLSIYLFKRSDL; encoded by the coding sequence ATGAATACCATTTGTTTTCATGAATTTAAGAGTTTGTTTAAAAGCTTTAAAACATTGGCCATCATCGGCATCATTTTTGGTTCCTCCTATTTGCTGGCGGATGTCATGGGCCAGTTCATGCAGGAGTTAGGAACCGAGGAACTTGGGAAAAATGGCTATGCAGCAGGACTCATGATCCTGATCGTCTTCTTCGGCCTCTTTTTTGTCTCCGGGCTCTCACACGACACCATCAATCGTGAGGTAAGCTCCCGAACGATGCGCTTTCTTGTGACCAAAACTTCTAGATCGAAAATCATCATCGGAAAGTTTTTGGGTATCAGTCTTTTTTGGATCCTATGCTTATTCATCTCATTTTTACTGATCAGCAGCTTTTCAAAGGAATTTCTTTGGCTCAGCTTTGCAGAAAGCCTTATTTTCATCACTTTTTCGATTTCCTTGATTCTTTTGGTTTCCGTCATTTTCCCAAGACCAGCTGTAACGATGTTCTTCGGAATCATCCTGGCATTGCTGTTCCCGGCCGTCAGTTTTTGGGCCATTGCCACTTCAAACCCATTTGTGTCCTGGTTTAAATTTCTTTCTCCCTATTACTATATTTATCTGGGAGGTCCCTATATCACGGTGCCACTCGCCATGACAGTCCTATTATTAGTGCTTTCCATATACCTGTTTAAAAGGAGTGATCTGTAA
- a CDS encoding DsrE family protein codes for MKNKVILLSSDQLGKGEPGLGEGLLETFFTILKQQEELPVAVFCMNKGVFTLTENSFVSLQLKELEEKGLEVLACKTCVDYYELNDKLAAGKISGMADFIHLASQYEVLTLS; via the coding sequence ATGAAAAACAAAGTGATCTTGCTGTCATCCGACCAGCTCGGAAAAGGTGAGCCAGGATTAGGTGAAGGATTATTAGAAACCTTTTTCACAATTCTGAAGCAACAGGAAGAACTGCCTGTCGCGGTATTCTGCATGAACAAAGGCGTGTTCACTCTAACAGAAAACTCTTTTGTGTCTCTCCAATTAAAAGAACTGGAAGAAAAGGGCTTAGAAGTACTGGCCTGTAAAACATGTGTAGACTATTATGAACTCAACGACAAACTCGCAGCCGGCAAAATCAGCGGAATGGCGGATTTTATACACCTAGCCTCACAGTATGAAGTGTTGACATTGTCGTAA
- a CDS encoding sensor histidine kinase has translation MKDIYKATEEVIEGNLDYTITYGKQDEIGRFIHGFDLMRDHLKKSIEHQQQYERARKQLIASISHDLRTPLASIKGYVEGLEDGIAKTEDMQKKYLRVIRSKTDQLDRLIEDLFEFSKFELEQLSIDKALVNSQDFFMDVYQNAKLDHQNEGIDLDLAGQPPSVSLMIDSGRIKQVMANLIDNAVKYEGKKIVLNVEKKGGQLLVSIRDNGLGIKEEDRPFIFNAFFRGEKSRSRESGGTGLGLAIVKYIIEAHGGEISVKSEPEKGSEFIFTLPLYVNQRDGLH, from the coding sequence TTGAAAGACATATATAAGGCGACCGAGGAAGTGATTGAAGGCAATTTGGATTATACGATCACGTATGGGAAACAGGATGAGATCGGCCGGTTTATCCATGGATTTGACTTGATGCGGGATCACTTGAAAAAGTCGATTGAGCACCAGCAGCAATACGAACGGGCACGCAAGCAATTGATCGCAAGTATCTCCCATGACCTCAGGACGCCGCTTGCCTCGATTAAAGGTTATGTAGAAGGCCTTGAAGATGGAATTGCGAAGACGGAAGACATGCAGAAAAAATACCTGAGAGTGATCAGGTCAAAAACGGACCAGCTGGACAGGCTGATCGAGGACTTGTTTGAGTTCTCGAAATTCGAGCTGGAACAGCTTTCGATCGATAAGGCTCTTGTGAACAGCCAGGATTTCTTCATGGATGTTTATCAAAATGCCAAGCTGGACCATCAGAACGAAGGCATTGACCTTGACCTGGCTGGTCAGCCACCGTCGGTAAGCCTGATGATTGATAGCGGCAGAATTAAGCAGGTGATGGCAAATTTGATTGACAATGCCGTGAAGTATGAAGGAAAGAAAATTGTCTTGAATGTAGAGAAAAAAGGCGGACAGCTTCTAGTAAGCATAAGGGATAATGGGCTGGGGATTAAGGAAGAAGACCGGCCCTTCATCTTCAATGCATTCTTCCGGGGCGAAAAATCACGGTCCAGAGAGTCTGGAGGAACCGGACTGGGCCTGGCTATTGTGAAATATATCATCGAAGCCCATGGAGGAGAGATTTCAGTCAAGAGCGAGCCGGAAAAAGGAAGCGAGTTTATTTTCACGCTGCCGTTGTATGTAAACCAGAGGGATGGTTTACATTAA
- a CDS encoding RNA polymerase sigma factor — protein MISNRISEWFYLYNKDIYHFLVYYIGSNDVEDLVQEVFIRAIKGFDTYQEKSSPKTWLFSIARHVGIDEIRKRKRLSVKQMIRFWDDQTDKATPEEILQLNENNRLLYQAVQSLKANYRDVIILRGIKELSVSETASILNWTENKVRITYHRALKILQKSEGGFSL, from the coding sequence ATGATTAGCAACAGAATTTCAGAGTGGTTTTACTTGTACAACAAAGATATATACCATTTTTTAGTTTATTATATCGGGTCAAATGATGTGGAAGATCTTGTGCAGGAAGTTTTTATCCGGGCAATTAAGGGCTTTGATACGTATCAGGAAAAATCAAGTCCTAAGACCTGGCTTTTTTCGATTGCGCGCCATGTGGGGATAGATGAAATTAGAAAAAGGAAGCGTCTTAGTGTGAAGCAAATGATCAGGTTCTGGGATGACCAAACAGATAAGGCAACGCCTGAGGAAATCCTCCAGCTTAATGAAAATAACAGATTGCTTTATCAGGCAGTCCAATCGCTTAAAGCAAATTATCGGGACGTCATCATCCTTAGAGGGATTAAAGAACTTTCTGTATCTGAAACAGCATCCATTTTAAATTGGACTGAAAATAAGGTGCGTATTACCTACCATCGTGCGTTAAAGATCCTGCAAAAAAGCGAAGGAGGATTTTCACTATGA
- a CDS encoding endonuclease/exonuclease/phosphatase family protein, whose product MKVITWNASMRFRDKIDYILPFNADILVIPECEAPEKWRGKNHHKDINQFLWFGDNLNKGIGILNLNDAFNIKLHPSYNKNFRYIIPLIVTGRQSFLLFAVWSQLTKSRFNSYVGQIFLALKYYEALLKEPCIIAGDWNSNKIFDHIKRVGTHSDVVDFLGKINIRSTYHHLYKEEQGLELQPTHYFRKSKSSPFHIDFIFASEILLKQMTNFEIGTYEEWISFSDHMPIFMDLNSELGD is encoded by the coding sequence ATGAAGGTTATTACATGGAATGCTTCTATGCGATTCAGAGATAAAATTGATTATATACTCCCATTTAATGCAGATATTTTAGTCATTCCCGAATGTGAAGCTCCAGAAAAATGGAGAGGGAAAAACCATCATAAGGATATTAATCAATTTCTCTGGTTTGGTGACAATTTGAATAAGGGCATTGGGATACTTAATTTAAATGATGCTTTTAATATAAAGTTGCATCCATCCTATAATAAAAATTTTCGCTATATTATTCCTTTAATAGTTACTGGAAGACAAAGTTTCCTGCTGTTTGCAGTTTGGTCGCAACTTACAAAGAGCAGGTTTAATAGCTATGTAGGGCAAATATTTCTGGCTTTAAAGTATTATGAAGCCTTACTTAAAGAGCCGTGTATTATTGCAGGTGATTGGAACAGTAATAAAATATTTGATCATATTAAACGTGTAGGAACCCACTCTGATGTAGTTGATTTTCTGGGGAAAATAAATATTAGAAGTACATATCATCATTTGTATAAAGAGGAACAAGGTCTTGAATTACAACCAACGCATTATTTTAGGAAGAGTAAATCCAGCCCATTTCACATTGACTTTATTTTTGCGTCAGAAATACTTCTTAAGCAGATGACAAATTTTGAAATTGGAACATATGAAGAATGGATTAGTTTTAGTGATCATATGCCGATATTTATGGATCTTAATTCTGAATTGGGTGATTGA